The following coding sequences are from one Burkholderia stabilis window:
- a CDS encoding DUF4123 domain-containing protein gives MKTVDGNGKLYGLVDGAQYPEALAIWVLEFSPEVRSLFEGLPEEEAGNAAPILFEIDDADSEWVRHIDQMDRYRPCFTVMRSALGIDELKIHIQRFLFADIGEGMQVLLRWFDPRSLPSIVGVAGQAVIVELTRPIATWMYRGGSSEWRYIAIDERLRIEDARQFSLSLSQRQLDTLEKHDEPHALMSELSDLGLIDANQPYAIRYRDLLHRYGRAIQWGLALRADLHAFCVASYQYGEAFDRQGEIRSAIRSAVAGEASLLQEFELVPSYVWRDLMRDFEKRAKSIDEQDAEK, from the coding sequence ATGAAAACAGTAGACGGCAACGGAAAACTCTATGGCCTGGTCGATGGCGCGCAGTACCCGGAGGCGCTTGCTATATGGGTGCTCGAGTTCTCGCCGGAGGTGCGATCGTTATTTGAAGGATTGCCCGAGGAGGAGGCCGGAAACGCGGCTCCGATTCTTTTCGAGATCGACGACGCGGATAGCGAATGGGTTCGTCATATCGATCAGATGGATCGGTATCGGCCATGCTTCACAGTGATGCGCAGCGCGCTCGGTATCGATGAACTCAAGATTCATATTCAACGCTTTCTCTTTGCGGACATCGGTGAAGGCATGCAGGTTCTGCTTCGCTGGTTCGATCCACGTTCGCTTCCGTCGATAGTGGGCGTCGCCGGCCAAGCGGTGATCGTTGAACTCACACGCCCGATAGCGACATGGATGTATCGCGGTGGAAGCTCGGAGTGGCGGTACATCGCTATCGACGAGCGTTTGCGCATCGAGGATGCGAGGCAGTTTTCGCTGTCACTCAGTCAGCGGCAGCTCGATACGTTGGAAAAGCATGATGAGCCGCATGCGCTCATGAGCGAGTTGAGCGACCTTGGCCTGATCGACGCGAATCAGCCATATGCCATCAGGTACCGGGATTTGCTTCACCGATATGGTCGTGCGATTCAATGGGGGTTGGCGCTCAGGGCAGATCTTCACGCGTTCTGTGTGGCCTCGTATCAGTATGGCGAAGCGTTCGACCGACAGGGCGAGATTCGATCGGCCATCCGGTCGGCTGTTGCCGGCGAAGCATCGTTGCTACAAGAGTTTGAGTTGGTTCCGTCGTATGTATGGCGGGATTTGATGCGTGATTTCGAGAAGCGTGCGAAGTCGATCGATGAACAGGATGCCGAAAAATGA
- the tssM gene encoding type VI secretion system membrane subunit TssM, whose product MKKFQFLSFLASRQFLAFLALVVVALVVWFVGPFFAFGGLKPLAGAGMRVLLIGLLLAGVLLWLVGWSISIVFAALLCLLIWYAGPLLLLGHMAPFEPASARLTAISLVAVVFVLIGVFRLWQKMREDDAFMKKMLRLDRRKEDPLAASRLRKVEGGVTNALARLKSMRTGARGIGKLFQGKRYLYELPWYITLGSQGSGKTSILMNGGLAFPVAEQMQRAAGKPAADAAAVDWWLTNDAVLIDTTGYYTRHRTAKAGGGDARVAEPNKPVADASGKDAANAPTSTGRSADDTQQDALGKSEEAAASKSSVDVVPNPSDTRDGPQEIDRVEWLGFLGILRRNRPRAPINGALLTVDLATLASADEQARVAEAAALRARLAELREELGIRFPVYVMVTKMDRLAGFAEYFGALTSEGRAQAWGFTLPYGKETVAKEGLRARCHHELTQLAERLTGSIDTHLQDEYDLDKRRKLAAMPEAFSALLGPLLDLIDQVFLDSRYDDTQLHSTLRGVYFTSARQRGSEIVAERHTVVQRLLSTQDHAPGAPARAEGNQGFFLHDLLTRVVFPEAHLVSPNLRWEYRYRLLRLIGHTLVLLLFVWLAIGLRVSFGNNSDYLDTIGRKVQALTARVTALYKTPELQAVPDTLTEARYLPTFPGLDLSDPDSAWRYGLYTPVDIATESRHTYDALEDNLLLPQIVHRLEEIMSGAMASEDPKAAYDALRVYLMLYDRAKFNAGDVKAWVLDDWAKTDSATAFGGRASMIDHVQQLFSGERVVQSPLIRNDALVQQTRTFLDGSNATDRLYQRAKAAMLKEAPDEFTLLRAVGPQAGTVFTRASDAPLSRGVPGLFTFDGYRNLFDKRLPEFVQIAHDDDAWVMGRSYLGEAQKKRLRL is encoded by the coding sequence ATGAAGAAGTTCCAGTTCCTGTCGTTTCTGGCCTCGCGCCAGTTCCTCGCGTTCCTCGCACTGGTTGTCGTCGCACTGGTGGTCTGGTTCGTCGGTCCGTTTTTCGCATTCGGCGGGCTCAAGCCGCTCGCCGGGGCCGGCATGCGCGTGCTGCTGATTGGGTTGTTGCTCGCCGGCGTGCTGCTTTGGCTCGTGGGATGGTCGATCAGCATCGTGTTTGCCGCATTGCTGTGCTTGCTGATCTGGTATGCGGGGCCGCTGCTTTTGCTGGGGCACATGGCTCCATTCGAACCGGCGTCGGCCCGGCTCACCGCGATCTCGCTGGTGGCGGTCGTTTTCGTCCTGATCGGCGTGTTCCGCCTGTGGCAGAAAATGCGCGAAGACGATGCGTTCATGAAAAAGATGCTGCGTCTGGATCGCAGGAAGGAGGATCCGCTCGCAGCTTCCCGTCTTCGGAAAGTCGAAGGAGGTGTGACGAACGCGCTCGCGCGCCTTAAATCGATGCGTACCGGTGCGCGCGGCATCGGCAAGCTGTTCCAGGGCAAGCGCTATTTGTACGAGTTGCCCTGGTACATCACACTCGGCTCGCAAGGGTCCGGCAAGACCAGCATATTGATGAACGGTGGGCTGGCGTTTCCCGTTGCCGAGCAGATGCAACGGGCTGCCGGGAAACCTGCTGCCGATGCTGCCGCAGTGGACTGGTGGCTGACGAACGATGCGGTGCTGATCGACACGACCGGCTACTACACGCGTCATCGCACCGCGAAGGCTGGGGGCGGCGATGCACGCGTCGCTGAACCGAATAAGCCGGTAGCCGATGCATCCGGCAAGGATGCCGCCAACGCGCCGACGAGCACGGGACGTTCTGCCGATGACACGCAACAGGACGCCCTCGGAAAATCGGAAGAGGCCGCCGCCTCGAAATCGAGCGTCGATGTCGTTCCGAATCCTTCCGACACGCGCGACGGTCCACAGGAGATCGATCGAGTGGAGTGGCTCGGGTTTCTCGGCATATTGCGCCGGAACCGGCCTCGCGCGCCGATCAACGGCGCATTGCTGACGGTCGATCTCGCGACGCTGGCAAGCGCGGATGAACAGGCGCGTGTCGCCGAGGCTGCTGCATTGCGCGCCCGGCTGGCAGAGCTGAGAGAGGAGCTGGGCATTCGCTTCCCCGTTTACGTGATGGTCACGAAGATGGATCGCCTCGCAGGTTTTGCCGAGTATTTCGGGGCGCTCACGTCCGAGGGGCGAGCACAGGCATGGGGCTTTACGCTTCCATACGGCAAGGAAACGGTTGCGAAGGAAGGGCTGCGTGCGCGTTGTCATCACGAGCTCACCCAACTGGCGGAACGGTTGACGGGTTCGATCGATACGCATCTGCAGGATGAGTACGATCTGGACAAGCGGCGCAAGCTTGCCGCCATGCCGGAGGCGTTTTCCGCGCTGCTCGGGCCGCTGCTCGACCTGATCGACCAGGTATTCCTTGATTCTCGCTATGACGACACCCAGCTCCATTCGACGTTGCGCGGCGTGTACTTCACGAGCGCCCGACAGCGGGGCAGCGAGATCGTGGCGGAACGTCATACGGTGGTTCAACGTCTTCTGTCGACTCAGGACCACGCCCCTGGTGCACCGGCGCGTGCCGAGGGGAATCAAGGGTTCTTCCTGCACGATCTCCTGACGCGTGTCGTGTTCCCGGAAGCGCATCTCGTGAGTCCCAACCTGCGTTGGGAATATCGCTACCGACTCTTGCGCCTGATCGGCCACACATTGGTGCTGCTGTTGTTCGTGTGGCTGGCGATTGGTTTGCGCGTGAGCTTCGGCAACAACAGTGACTATCTCGACACGATTGGCCGCAAGGTGCAGGCGCTTACCGCCCGCGTCACGGCGTTGTACAAGACGCCCGAATTGCAAGCCGTGCCCGATACGCTGACAGAGGCGCGCTATCTGCCCACTTTCCCGGGGCTCGACCTGTCCGATCCGGACAGCGCGTGGCGCTACGGTCTCTACACGCCCGTGGACATTGCCACTGAAAGTCGTCACACCTACGATGCGCTCGAAGACAACCTGCTGTTGCCGCAGATCGTGCACCGTCTGGAAGAAATCATGTCCGGTGCAATGGCCAGCGAGGATCCAAAGGCTGCCTACGATGCGCTTCGCGTGTACTTGATGCTGTACGACAGGGCGAAGTTCAATGCGGGTGACGTCAAGGCATGGGTGCTCGACGACTGGGCGAAGACCGACAGCGCCACTGCTTTTGGTGGAAGGGCGTCGATGATCGACCACGTGCAACAGCTCTTCTCCGGGGAGCGTGTCGTGCAGTCTCCGCTGATCCGCAACGACGCGCTGGTACAGCAGACACGTACCTTTCTTGATGGCAGCAACGCCACCGACCGCCTTTACCAGCGCGCGAAGGCGGCAATGCTCAAGGAAGCACCCGATGAGTTTACGTTGCTGCGCGCGGTGGGCCCGCAGGCCGGCACGGTGTTCACGCGAGCGAGCGACGCACCGTTGTCGCGTGGCGTGCCGGGGCTCTTCACGTTCGACGGCTATCGGAATCTGTTCGACAAGCGGCTGCCGGAATTCGTGCAGATCGCGCACGACGACGACGCGTGGGTGATGGGGCGCTCGTATTTGGGCGAGGCTCAAAAAAAACGGCTGAGATTGTGA
- a CDS encoding PAAR domain-containing protein: MSISIAVVGDATDHGGRIITGSDTHKIGGRKIARLHDLVDCPETYPDGRPHGVNKIIEAHPTLSVGGRRVALHGHRTECGCRLIATSTAKVGR; this comes from the coding sequence ATGTCAATCAGCATCGCAGTCGTCGGAGACGCAACCGACCATGGCGGCCGGATCATTACCGGCTCGGATACGCACAAGATCGGCGGCAGGAAAATCGCCCGCCTGCATGATCTGGTCGATTGCCCGGAAACCTATCCGGACGGTCGTCCGCACGGCGTCAACAAGATCATCGAAGCGCATCCGACGCTCAGCGTCGGCGGGCGCCGCGTGGCGCTGCATGGGCACCGTACCGAGTGCGGTTGCCGGCTGATTGCCACGTCAACGGCAAAGGTGGGACGCTAA
- the tssL gene encoding type VI secretion system protein TssL, long form has protein sequence MSTPRKTRAPIDSVHTSTEDTEALADALNREDDTPANEGIAPPEVFEQRLAQVKAAPNPLLEASRVLLRAQADMPEKFASKNAVASLRALLKQEVRVFEKLCEQTNIRRDHMIGARYCLCTALDETVTQTAWGKAGSSGIAWIKEGLATTFHGDLDGGDKVYLLIGRLLEDPHEHRDLLEVIYRTLSLGFEGRYRGAADGARKHDAIRQRLYNVITSQRESVPLALSPHWQSNASGKRLSVYDFPVWITATVLSVVLLGLFGWFKYELFNRSADVQKQIADIARMTPPPAPPPQLHLKQLLKDEIATGTVSVDEDARRSAVTFRGDAMFRPGGASVQASMNPLISKIAAEIAKVPGKVTVLGYTDNVPIRSRHFASNQVLSEERATQVMQMLQAAGVQANRLEAVGKGDADPVGDNRTAQGRAQNRRVEIDVAR, from the coding sequence ATGTCGACTCCAAGGAAAACCCGCGCGCCGATCGATTCCGTGCATACATCCACGGAAGATACGGAGGCGTTGGCCGATGCGCTGAACCGGGAAGACGATACGCCGGCCAACGAGGGTATTGCACCGCCCGAGGTCTTCGAGCAGCGCCTGGCCCAAGTGAAGGCTGCGCCGAATCCATTACTTGAAGCATCCCGCGTCCTGCTGCGTGCACAGGCCGACATGCCGGAGAAATTTGCGTCGAAGAACGCAGTCGCGTCGTTACGCGCGCTTCTCAAGCAGGAAGTGCGGGTATTCGAAAAACTCTGCGAGCAGACCAATATCCGACGCGACCACATGATTGGCGCCCGATATTGCCTGTGCACGGCGCTGGACGAAACGGTAACGCAAACCGCATGGGGCAAGGCCGGTTCATCCGGGATTGCATGGATCAAAGAGGGGCTGGCAACCACCTTCCACGGCGACCTCGATGGCGGCGACAAGGTTTACCTGCTGATCGGCCGCTTGCTCGAAGACCCTCACGAGCATCGAGACCTGCTGGAAGTCATTTACCGGACGCTCAGTCTCGGCTTCGAGGGCCGCTACCGAGGTGCGGCCGATGGCGCGCGCAAGCACGACGCGATTCGCCAGCGGCTCTACAACGTCATCACGTCGCAACGCGAATCCGTGCCACTGGCGCTGTCTCCCCACTGGCAATCCAACGCAAGTGGCAAGCGCCTGTCGGTCTACGATTTTCCAGTGTGGATTACCGCGACTGTCCTGTCGGTGGTCCTGCTCGGACTGTTCGGATGGTTCAAGTACGAACTGTTCAATCGCAGCGCGGACGTTCAGAAGCAGATTGCCGACATCGCCCGCATGACGCCGCCGCCTGCACCGCCGCCGCAATTGCACCTCAAGCAGCTGCTCAAGGACGAAATCGCGACCGGCACCGTCAGTGTCGACGAAGACGCTCGCCGCAGCGCCGTCACGTTCCGCGGCGACGCGATGTTCCGGCCCGGTGGCGCTTCGGTTCAGGCATCGATGAATCCGCTGATTTCGAAGATCGCGGCCGAGATCGCCAAGGTGCCGGGCAAAGTCACGGTTCTCGGCTATACGGACAACGTGCCGATTCGCAGCCGTCATTTCGCGTCGAACCAGGTGCTGTCGGAAGAGCGGGCCACCCAGGTCATGCAGATGCTGCAAGCCGCCGGGGTGCAGGCGAACCGCCTCGAAGCCGTCGGCAAGGGCGATGCCGATCCGGTCGGCGACAACCGCACCGCGCAGGGGCGCGCGCAAAACCGCCGCGTCGAGATCGACGTCGCACGATGA
- a CDS encoding T6SS phospholipase effector Tle1-like catalytic domain-containing protein — MSVIRWPEPFNEQGRLAEGEAARAMGKSTLAGEPAGCPKTLHVNLFFDGTNNNLEWDTKYTKKPTHSNVARMFRACQRKKEAGIFSEYVPGVGTPFFEIGEMAFTSEGKAFALGFGMRVAWGYTRLLNALHIAMTGSRLLDDPEARALCSSIDNDVMASNGTLTQIVGKVSKALPMAGSIATASQVYYGYKSRAKLERLHGELSALQKKHRGPGGQLNRSIKKVWVNVFGFSRGAAGARVFVNRLINTWAPDGMIAGAIPYEVNFLGIFDTVASVGLPDTATAAIDMADLDGHWAWTAKGALNIPASVKKCVHFFSIHEQRMSFPLDSIREQHAYPVSEPRRIEVAYPGVHSDVGGGYAFNEEGKSRDGDGSKLSQVTLHNMYIEALKAGVPLSVQTKESPLPKIVDDDFKISSSVSRAFNDWLSTVNQKPLDSVETALRIGMGQSLAWRTLRADYGNPQAYITSQAFFRHAPEDEVTPHGLETRIASKAASNSQLDKLKHEKSQLEKQKAGLDAAALSMPAIPALANPFKKKAAELGEQIKKKDAEIMAAAAGKPPRPGEGTTDVTTNDKTDLLEAAEEFRLLLAYLYPDRRSRWQVYWSRPPADKVKLKVGGPAMPLPWNRTSALIT; from the coding sequence ATGAGCGTAATCCGTTGGCCCGAACCGTTCAACGAACAAGGGCGTTTGGCAGAAGGTGAAGCGGCCCGAGCAATGGGCAAAAGTACCTTGGCAGGGGAGCCCGCTGGCTGTCCGAAGACGCTTCACGTCAATCTGTTCTTCGATGGTACGAATAATAATCTTGAATGGGATACAAAATATACGAAAAAGCCGACACACAGTAATGTCGCGAGAATGTTTCGTGCTTGCCAGCGGAAAAAAGAAGCAGGGATTTTCTCCGAGTACGTTCCGGGTGTCGGTACTCCATTTTTTGAAATTGGCGAAATGGCTTTCACGTCGGAAGGCAAGGCATTCGCCCTTGGTTTCGGTATGCGCGTCGCTTGGGGATACACCCGCTTGCTGAACGCGCTGCATATCGCGATGACGGGGAGTCGATTGCTGGACGATCCTGAGGCCCGTGCTCTGTGTTCGTCGATCGACAATGACGTCATGGCCTCGAACGGCACGCTGACGCAAATTGTCGGAAAGGTGTCTAAGGCTCTCCCCATGGCGGGTTCTATCGCAACCGCATCGCAGGTGTACTACGGATACAAATCTCGGGCGAAGCTGGAGCGTCTTCACGGGGAACTGTCCGCGCTTCAGAAGAAGCATCGCGGACCGGGTGGTCAACTGAATCGTTCGATCAAGAAGGTATGGGTGAACGTATTCGGCTTCTCGCGCGGTGCGGCAGGCGCGCGCGTATTCGTCAACCGTCTCATCAACACGTGGGCACCGGACGGTATGATCGCCGGCGCGATTCCGTACGAGGTCAATTTCCTGGGGATTTTCGACACGGTTGCATCGGTTGGTCTGCCGGATACGGCCACTGCGGCGATCGATATGGCGGATCTAGACGGGCACTGGGCATGGACCGCAAAAGGTGCCCTTAACATTCCCGCTTCAGTGAAGAAGTGCGTGCATTTCTTCTCGATTCACGAACAGCGCATGAGTTTCCCGCTCGATTCCATTCGGGAGCAGCATGCCTATCCGGTCAGCGAGCCGCGCAGGATTGAGGTCGCCTACCCGGGGGTACATTCGGACGTGGGCGGTGGTTATGCGTTCAATGAAGAGGGCAAATCTCGAGACGGCGACGGTAGCAAGCTTAGTCAGGTCACCTTGCACAACATGTATATCGAGGCATTGAAGGCTGGCGTGCCATTATCTGTGCAGACAAAGGAATCACCGCTTCCGAAGATCGTAGACGATGATTTCAAAATCTCGTCATCCGTTTCCCGCGCCTTCAACGACTGGCTCTCAACCGTCAATCAAAAGCCCCTCGACAGCGTCGAAACCGCACTTCGTATCGGCATGGGTCAGTCGCTCGCATGGCGTACCTTGCGCGCGGACTATGGAAATCCGCAGGCCTACATCACGTCGCAGGCCTTTTTCCGTCATGCGCCTGAAGACGAGGTCACGCCCCACGGACTCGAAACGCGAATCGCGAGCAAGGCAGCGTCCAATTCCCAGCTTGACAAGCTGAAGCACGAGAAGAGCCAACTCGAGAAGCAAAAGGCTGGCCTCGATGCCGCCGCGCTCAGCATGCCTGCGATTCCGGCACTGGCGAATCCGTTCAAGAAAAAGGCGGCTGAACTCGGCGAGCAAATCAAGAAGAAAGACGCCGAGATCATGGCGGCTGCGGCTGGGAAACCTCCGCGGCCCGGCGAGGGTACGACGGACGTAACGACCAACGACAAGACCGACCTTCTCGAAGCCGCGGAGGAGTTCCGCCTCTTGCTGGCATACCTGTATCCCGATCGTCGTTCGCGCTGGCAGGTGTACTGGTCTCGCCCGCCGGCGGACAAGGTGAAGCTGAAGGTTGGGGGGCCAGCGATGCCATTGCCTTGGAACAGGACGTCAGCGCTTATTACCTGA
- a CDS encoding DUF3304 domain-containing protein translates to MEISALRHFLALLTCSLLLTMIGCSDSNDINPSSVSGYNYTDYYIDQFLITSEGHELSAGGSNMLPKEAGKQRSESGGSCCIGIPAHWRPGMKLVIKWRRDTKPYDEDRSGDQWLTATTDVPPYGRRTYGFVAHFLPGDRIRVEIEDKPEMAEKPADNDPYIVQGVLDAELNKK, encoded by the coding sequence ATGGAAATCAGTGCTCTGAGGCATTTCCTTGCTTTACTTACCTGTTCGCTGTTGCTAACGATGATTGGTTGCTCGGATTCAAATGACATCAATCCGTCCAGCGTCAGTGGCTATAACTATACCGATTATTACATTGATCAATTTCTCATTACGAGCGAGGGTCATGAACTGTCTGCAGGCGGTTCAAATATGTTGCCGAAAGAGGCTGGGAAACAGCGCTCGGAAAGTGGTGGATCGTGCTGTATCGGTATTCCTGCCCACTGGCGTCCAGGCATGAAGCTCGTAATCAAGTGGCGGCGGGACACGAAACCCTATGACGAAGACCGCAGCGGTGATCAATGGCTTACTGCGACCACCGACGTGCCGCCGTATGGTCGACGGACTTACGGTTTTGTGGCGCATTTCCTGCCCGGCGATCGAATCCGTGTGGAGATCGAGGACAAACCGGAAATGGCGGAGAAACCCGCCGATAACGATCCGTACATCGTGCAGGGCGTGCTGGATGCGGAATTGAACAAGAAGTGA
- a CDS encoding type VI secretion system Vgr family protein, with product MALFDAPRTLSVSGAALPMYGGQSILTPVKLAGGETIGELFEYVLELKTPDALGFSQSIAANVDLDALIGTEVTVSIQLEGRGHFIPGLAGAAGMANIGAGSREITGVVSHATIVREDGRSIVYALTLRPWLWHATKNCDCRIFQDMSVVEITDAVLSVYPFPIDKRLTTPRPNKIWPKRDIQRQHFESDWTFLQRLWEEWGIYYFFEHDEGKHRLVLCDSMGALKPLGDAYAELRYEPPTSRRIDEEHIHDFSVSHALTTGAVTAVDYDYTLPRANLTVTREDPREMGLAHQERYSWGDYAQPQAGAAGLSGAHNEPRTEAEYLTLVQMQAWRCQGLRAHGKGNLRGMVTGQTFVLSHYPQIAANREYAVIACRLAIEEIGEASGAGQQYRCEADFTVQPTHEPFRLTRTIAKPRMTGVEYAVVTCPEGQEIWTDAYGRVKLQFLWDRLGKNDERSSCWVRVAGAWHGDQFGGVFLPRRGHEVEVAFVNGDPDLPIVVGSAVNAFNMPPFALPENQTLAGYRSKEVGARRANTLAFDDTNGKIQAHLSSDEGCSQLNLGYITRIAGNAGRQDERGRGAELRTDGHGVFRAGQGMLLTTEARPNAQAHLTDMDETTARLEEAARWQSTIAQLAQQATAQDANAHQEEVAAMLARQNAAIRGPQSRADDGFYELGAPHVVIAGAAGIQTTTPATTHIASGQHVALTSGAHIAASASGSVLVSAQDTVRHFAAHGGMKSVAADGDIDIHALQKAINLLALLEVNVTSDTIHIKAKKKLVLNGGGSYIELEQGSIKSGTSGVWLAHAATHYFPKPDEVSVELHVPKVCIECLLKAAKSGASVVPRL from the coding sequence ATGGCTTTGTTTGACGCACCACGGACGCTGTCGGTTTCCGGCGCGGCCTTGCCGATGTACGGTGGTCAGTCGATCCTGACGCCGGTGAAGCTCGCTGGCGGCGAGACGATTGGCGAGTTGTTCGAGTACGTCCTGGAGCTGAAGACGCCGGACGCACTCGGGTTTTCGCAGAGCATCGCGGCGAATGTCGATCTCGACGCGCTGATCGGCACCGAAGTGACCGTATCGATTCAGCTCGAAGGCAGGGGACATTTCATTCCAGGTCTCGCCGGCGCTGCCGGAATGGCCAATATCGGCGCCGGCTCGCGCGAAATCACCGGTGTTGTCAGCCATGCGACGATCGTCCGTGAGGACGGTCGCTCGATCGTCTATGCCCTTACGCTGCGACCGTGGCTCTGGCATGCGACCAAGAATTGCGACTGTCGCATTTTCCAGGATATGTCCGTGGTCGAGATCACGGATGCCGTGCTGTCGGTTTATCCGTTCCCGATCGACAAGCGACTGACGACTCCCCGGCCGAACAAGATATGGCCCAAGCGGGACATTCAGCGCCAGCACTTCGAAAGCGATTGGACATTCCTGCAGCGTTTGTGGGAAGAGTGGGGCATCTACTACTTCTTCGAACATGACGAAGGCAAGCATCGACTCGTGCTTTGCGATTCGATGGGGGCGCTCAAACCGCTCGGCGATGCCTATGCCGAGCTTCGCTACGAACCGCCGACCAGTCGACGGATCGACGAGGAACACATTCACGATTTTTCGGTGTCCCATGCGCTGACCACGGGCGCGGTGACGGCTGTCGACTACGACTATACGTTGCCGCGGGCGAATTTGACCGTGACGCGCGAAGACCCTCGCGAAATGGGGCTCGCTCATCAGGAGCGCTATTCGTGGGGAGATTACGCACAGCCGCAAGCAGGTGCGGCCGGACTCTCCGGCGCTCACAACGAACCGCGCACGGAGGCGGAATATCTGACGCTGGTGCAGATGCAGGCCTGGCGGTGCCAGGGATTGAGAGCCCACGGCAAGGGCAACTTGCGTGGCATGGTCACCGGGCAGACATTCGTGCTGTCGCACTACCCGCAGATCGCGGCGAATCGCGAATATGCGGTGATTGCCTGCAGGCTTGCGATCGAGGAGATCGGCGAAGCGTCAGGGGCCGGCCAGCAGTATCGCTGCGAAGCGGATTTCACGGTGCAACCGACCCATGAACCGTTTCGGCTAACGCGCACGATTGCGAAGCCGCGCATGACCGGCGTCGAGTATGCCGTCGTGACGTGCCCCGAGGGGCAGGAAATCTGGACCGACGCATACGGCCGGGTGAAGCTGCAGTTCCTATGGGACCGGTTGGGCAAGAACGACGAGCGTTCCAGCTGTTGGGTGCGCGTTGCCGGTGCGTGGCACGGCGATCAGTTCGGGGGTGTTTTTCTTCCGCGCCGGGGGCATGAGGTCGAGGTCGCTTTCGTCAATGGTGATCCGGATTTGCCGATCGTCGTGGGCAGCGCGGTGAATGCATTCAACATGCCGCCGTTCGCGCTGCCGGAGAACCAGACACTCGCCGGTTATCGAAGCAAGGAGGTCGGTGCCCGGCGGGCGAATACGCTGGCTTTTGATGATACGAACGGAAAGATCCAGGCGCATCTGTCGAGCGATGAAGGTTGCTCGCAGTTGAATCTGGGGTACATCACGCGTATTGCGGGGAATGCCGGGCGGCAGGATGAGCGTGGTCGTGGGGCGGAGTTGCGGACGGACGGCCACGGCGTGTTTCGTGCGGGGCAGGGCATGCTGCTTACGACGGAAGCACGTCCCAATGCGCAGGCGCATTTGACCGACATGGATGAAACGACTGCCCGGTTGGAAGAAGCCGCGCGTTGGCAGTCGACGATTGCTCAACTGGCGCAACAGGCCACGGCGCAGGACGCGAACGCCCATCAGGAAGAAGTCGCCGCGATGCTGGCCAGACAGAACGCCGCCATACGCGGGCCGCAAAGCCGCGCCGACGACGGTTTTTACGAGCTGGGTGCGCCGCACGTCGTCATTGCTGGCGCCGCCGGTATCCAGACTACGACTCCCGCGACAACGCATATCGCGAGCGGTCAGCACGTTGCGCTGACGAGCGGGGCGCATATCGCGGCATCGGCGAGCGGTAGCGTCCTCGTCAGCGCTCAGGACACGGTGCGTCATTTTGCAGCGCATGGAGGCATGAAATCCGTCGCGGCGGATGGCGATATCGACATTCACGCACTGCAGAAGGCGATCAATCTGCTGGCCCTCCTCGAGGTCAACGTCACCAGCGACACGATCCATATCAAGGCGAAAAAGAAGCTGGTTCTGAACGGTGGCGGGAGCTATATCGAGCTTGAGCAGGGCAGCATCAAAAGTGGCACCAGCGGTGTCTGGCTGGCACATGCAGCCACCCATTATTTTCCTAAACCTGACGAAGTTTCCGTCGAGCTTCACGTTCCCAAGGTGTGCATCGAGTGTCTGCTGAAAGCCGCGAAGAGCGGTGCATCGGTTGTGCCGCGGCTTTGA
- a CDS encoding DUF3304 domain-containing protein: MIVVVSKRFAGLLAAGFLSTILGCSDANESNPSDVSGYNYTDYYIAGFRVGNEGQELSAGGPNIFPKKDGQARSGGGGFVCCISIPSHWRPDTKLVIKWRRDTKPYDDDRSGDQWLTATTDVPPYGPRTAGFVVHFLSGDRIRIQIRDEKGILPKIDDDDPYIVQGVLDSELNKK; this comes from the coding sequence ATGATCGTAGTTGTTTCGAAGCGCTTTGCCGGTCTTCTTGCTGCTGGTTTCCTGTCGACGATCCTTGGGTGCTCGGATGCAAATGAGAGTAACCCATCGGATGTGAGTGGCTATAACTACACCGACTACTACATCGCGGGATTCCGCGTCGGGAATGAAGGCCAGGAACTCTCAGCAGGCGGGCCGAATATCTTTCCTAAAAAGGACGGTCAAGCGCGCTCGGGCGGAGGGGGATTCGTGTGCTGCATCAGCATTCCGTCCCACTGGCGTCCAGACACGAAACTCGTGATCAAGTGGCGACGAGACACGAAACCCTACGACGATGACCGTAGCGGTGACCAATGGCTTACTGCGACCACAGACGTGCCGCCGTACGGGCCACGCACCGCGGGCTTCGTGGTGCATTTCCTGTCAGGCGACCGGATTCGTATCCAGATCAGGGATGAGAAAGGAATTCTCCCGAAAATCGATGATGACGATCCCTATATCGTGCAGGGCGTGCTGGACTCGGAATTGAACAAGAAGTGA